A part of Silurus meridionalis isolate SWU-2019-XX chromosome 18, ASM1480568v1, whole genome shotgun sequence genomic DNA contains:
- the LOC124400912 gene encoding ubiquitin carboxyl-terminal hydrolase 15-like isoform X4 has translation MLLCCWWCLRPERLERVLSGDTTQPDQWDRGVHCTQSVKNSSYSLSSYPPYSSYEYSDQSRHSEKAGLCGLSNMGNTCFMNSATQCLSNIPPLTEYFLKDKYQDELNEDNPLGMNGEIAKAYAELIKQLWSGKYSYVTPRPFKTQVGRFAPQFSGYQQQDSHELLAFLLDGLHEDLNRIRKKPYIQLKDADGRPDKVVAEEAWENHIKRNDSIIVDIFHGLFKSTLVCPVCSKISVTFDPFCYLTLPLPMKKERTLEVYLVRLDPLNKPMQYKLTVPKVGYISDLCASLSVLCGVPAEKMIVTDIYNHRFHRIFATNENLSSIMERDDIYVFEVGVNRLEDTEHVVIPVHLREKYKQSGYNHSSTPLFGLPFLVTIPRTLSEEKFYNMLLLRLCRFVRSALEEEDCDETHLSKQHAINGNATNGILEEGSPSEMETDEQDDESSQDQELPSENDNSQSEDSVGGDNDLENGVGLENATKGQQLTGHKKRLFTFQFNNMGKTDLSFIKEEPRQIRFDEGHLRLSDRSYLSLDWEPEMKKKYFDESVVEDFDKHESMEYKPQKKTFFKLKDCIELFTTKEKLGAEDPWYCPSCKQHQQATKKLDLWSLPPVLVVHLKRFSYSRYMRDKLDSLVDFPIRDLDMSEFLINPNAGPCRYNLIAVSNHYGGMGGGHYTAYAKNKDDDKWYNFDDSIVSPVSEDQIVSKAAYVLFYQRQDTVKGTGYFALDREDVEEQESSLAQGVNGQSEEDDDEEEEDLNDNEPDEEPNDISMNTN, from the exons ATGCTCCTTTGCTGCTGGTGGTGCCTGAGGCCGGAGAGGCTCGAGAGAGTGCTGAGTGGCGACACCACACAGCCGGATCAATGGGACCGAGGCGTGCACTGCACCCAGAG TGTGAAAAACTCTAGCTACAGCCTGTCATCCTACCCTCCCTATAGCAGCTACGAGTACTCGGACCAGAGTAGGCACAGTGAAAAAGCAGGCCTCTGTGGGCTCTCCAACATGGGCAATACATGCTTTATGAACTCTGCTACACAG TGTTTGAGTAATATTCCTCCACTCACTGAGTACTTCCTGAAGGACAAATATCAGGATGAGCTGAATGAAGATAACCCTTTAGGAATGAACGGAGAGATCGCTAAGGCTTATGCTGAGCTCATCAAACAGCTCTGGTCTGGCAAATACAGCTATGTCACTCCTAGACCTTTCAAG ACGCAAGTGGGCCGCTTTGCCCCTCAGTTCTCAGGCTATCAGCAACAGGACTCCCACGAACTGTTAGCCTTCCTTCTCGACGGATTGCATGAGGACCTAAACCGCATCAGGAAGAAGCCCTACATCCAACTCAAAGATGCTGACGGAAGACCAGACAAG GTAGTAGCCGAAGAGGCCTGGGAGAACCACATCAAGAGGAACGATTCAATCATCGTAGATATTTTTCATGGCCTCTTTAAGTCGACGTTGGTCTGCCCTGTGTGTTCGAAAATCTCTGTGACTTTTGATCCTTTTTGCTACCTGACGCTTCCTCTGCCCATGAAGAAGGAGCGAACACTGGAGGTCTATCTGGTGCGGCTAGACCCCCTCAACAAACCCATGCAG TATAAGCTGACGGTACCCAAAGTCGGCTACATCTCAGACCTCTGCGCTTCTCTTTCGGTCCTGTGCGGAGTCCCTGCTGAAAAG atgATTGTCACTGATATCTACAATCACCGGTTCCATCGAATCTTTGCCACCAACGAGAACCTGAGCAGTATAATGGAAAGGGATGATATATATGT ATTTGAAGTCGGAGTAAACCGGCTTGAGGACACCGAGCATGTAGTGATTCCTGTGCACCTGAGAGAGAAGTATAAGCAGTCTGGTTATAACCATAGCAGTACGCCCCTGTTTGGCCTTCCTTTCCTCGTAACCATCCCACGCACTCTCAGCGAGGAGAAATTCTACAACATGCTACTTCTCCGTCTGTG TCGTTTTGTGCGCTCTGCTCTGGAAGAAGAGGACTGTGACGAGACACACTTGTCCAAGCAGCACGCTATCAACGGCAATGCCACTAACGGTATTCTGGAGGAGGGCTCGCCCA GTGAAATGGAAACTGATGAACAGGATGATGAATCCAGTCAGGACCAGGAACTCCCGTCAGAGAATgacaacagccaatcagaggaTTCGGTGGGCGGGGACAATGACCTGGAAAACGGTGTCGGCCTAGAGAACGCGACAAAAGGCCAGCAGCTCACAGGCCACAAAAAGCGACTTTTCACATTCCAGTTTAACAACATGGGCAAAACCGATCTGAGTTTCATTAAAGAAGAGCCACGACAGATCCGATTCGATGAGGGACACCTTCGACTCAGTG ACAGATCCTATCTCTCATTGGACTGGGAGccagagatgaagaagaaataCTTTGAtgaaagtgtagtggag GACTTTGATAAGCACGAAAGCATGGAATACAAACCTCAGAAAAAGACCTTCTTTAAATTAAAGGACTGCATAGAACTCTTCACTACAAAAGAAAAGTTAGGAGCAGAGGACCCATG GTACTGTCCCAGTTGTAAGCAGCACCAGCAAGCCACTAAGAAGCTAGACTTGTGGTCCCTGCCTCCTGTACTAGTGGTCCATCTAAAACGCTTCTCTTATAGCCGCTATATGAGGGACAAACTGGACTCATTAGTAGACTTTCCTATTCG TGACCTGGACATGTCTGAGTTCCTAATTAACCCCAATGCTGGGCCCTGCCGCTACAACCTCATTGCTGTGTCTAACCACTATGGAGGAATGGGAGGAGGCCACT ATACGGCCTATGCCAAAAACAAGGACGATGACAAGTGGTACAACTTTGATGACAGCATTGTATCCCCTGTCAGTGAGGATCAGATTGTG TCCAAAGCAGCGTATGTCCTATTCTATCAGCGTCAGGACACGGTAAAAGGAACAGGCTACTTTGCTCTAGACCGCGAGGACGTTGAGGAGCAAGAGAGCAGCTTGGCACAAGGGGTCAACGGGCAGAGTGAAGAAGATGACGACGAAGAGGAGGAAGACCTAAATGACAATGAGCCGGATGAAGAGCCAAATGATATTTCCATGAACACCAACTGA